The Styela clava chromosome 11, kaStyClav1.hap1.2, whole genome shotgun sequence genome includes the window AGATCAAAAGTAATTAGGTTGTTTTTGGCACACAAATCTTGAATATCTTTTACTGCTATTGGCAAGTGTTGGCAGCATTTCGTAATGGGCTTtggataaatttttttaaagaaatacaCACTGCAGATTGCAGTCTAtgcaattttgatcattttcaacttttgagtatgatattttattgaccTTGATAACTACTCAAAAACGTGTTTATCCATTAGACCCCATACAGCCAAACTCTTAATCAGTCCAAATGGAAATTCATGACATAGGCACTTGAAACTATGATATAAggatttcaaataaatatataggcTGAAAAGGAATAGATTTTATTACCATATTTGTATGAAATCTGAAAAAGTTTTAAATGTGGATTTATTATATCGTTTGGAGCGGGAGCCACTAAAATTTCTGATAGCCATATCTAATATGGTAAGTTTAGCTACAGTTTCAACAAAACACCACTGCTCTATGTCGAAAACTGAGGACCTCATATTCACATTATCCATGATGATTAGTGTTGAATATTGAATAGATAATGAACTAGAATCAATATTGAACTAGACGACAGATGTACCCTGTAGCAGGTTAGCATTGATGATGATATGAAAACCAATGTTTACTCCACATAACAGTGACCAATTAACCATAAAATATAAAGCAGTGTTTTGAACATGTACCTTACATTAAACCacccaaataaaatattgaacatattcAACTAGGAATAGGAAAATCATACAATCAAATTTTCATGATATGCATATATAATCACAtatcaaatatcattattttccTGATTATGAATTCCAACAGGAATCAATGAAGTGTGACATCCAGTGGGCAGACATGATACATTGGTCTAGGACTAAACTGTGGTTGATTAATATCAAGGATATTACAACCAATAAAAATTCAATAGTAGTAACTGATAAAGAAGCAGAAGTAACAATTCAGATAACAATGTACTGTACATAACAGTCACAACTTACAAGCATGTTGTAGGGTACCTTGAATGATTCATATACTGGTATAAGAGTAAGAACATACACATACAGAAATACCTGTCTTGATTTAGATTTAGGTTTACTTCGCTTTGGTTCACTTTCTCTTTTTTCTTCTGTATGAGTTTTCGTACTATTTGCTGGATATGTGATCACAGCTTCAGGATCACTAGGTGGTAGCCAGCTAACCATATCACGAGATACGTCCCAATAGTACCATGTTTCGTATTCCGGGTCCCAAACTTTTTCCCAACCTTCGTGTAAGAAATTACCAAATTCATCAAGCCTTGAATCAAGTCCTTCAATTTCATCATTAGTCTTATTTGTATCGTAATCTTCTGCAATAACCTCTTCTTCTGGTTCCTCAACTTCTTTTGAAACGATTCCGCGTTTTGCAAGTTTAGCAGCTAGTGCTGCAGGGAGAGGCATGGTTTTTTGATTGTTAGAATCTCAAATGTCAATAGCTGGTGACTACTGACTAAATCTGATATTGTAATACAGTggggaaaaaaatttattttcatagacACACTGAATGTGACGAATTGGAGAACATTGTATAAAATTGCTTATGCAATTTTCTGATTTTACTGGTGCATCATAGATTCAATATGATGGCACCATTCAAAAGCTATTGTTAACTTCTACAAATGTGTCGATATCGCAATAgattaaaacaagaacaaaatgAAGTTTATGTAACGTTAATTCaaaagattttcaaaaaatttccacGTTTTACAATTTTTGTAGGATAATCgcgaaattttattttcatttcaaaattatgattagttttcaagaagattgtctttcaaacaatataaaacttgtctaaatatgATAAGGTTACGGTACGGTACAGTAACTCATTACTCATGCGAGATGGggtctccctaaaaccaggcactcgcgaattcaggcactttttcaggcaccatttcaggcactttgatatttttttattttttctgtacGTCATTGGGATTTCCAATTTACCTGACAAGATAATTagactttaaataattttttgcatccctatattgcaataaaacaatattatttccaatttattagggtataaataatttttcaatagtaaaatgtggcaacattgattacaaaatatagaaatcaggcacttgtgaaatttcaggcacttggtcaaaacctattttacaatgtatctgattactctaaagcagaaaattaaatatatacactttgtatAGTTGAATTTACAActttttggtaaaatacaataccgtttgtgactgatggaggcgtgtcatatttcgcaagtgcctgatttttcatttttctcggtgatagttgccatattttttcgcaattattttcttaaattatttgcgtcagcacttactattctttgctttctaacgcaaattcattgttccacaacaatttgagcgtttttaatattgcaatgagtaataccatttgacaacatatggtcaaccattgtactttctggatttatttgaaattgaatatgaataataaaatctggcaacctcaagcacaaaatactaaaaccaggcacttgtgaaatttcaggcacttcgtaaaaacctatttctcgatgtttttacttactttgaagcagaaaactaaaatatacactcttttgtatgattgaaatgacgtctttttggtaaaaaacaagaacgattgggactggtcatgaggggtcaaatttcgcaagtgcctgatttttcatttttttcgataacagttgccatatattttcgcaacaatttttctagATTATTTGCTTCAGCACTTACTATactttgctttctaacgcaaattcattgttccacaacaatttgagcgtttttaatattgcaatgagcaataccatttgacaacatatggtcaaccatcgtactttctgtatttatttgaaattgaatatgaatgataaaatctggcaacctcaagcacaaaatactaaaaccaggcacttgtgaaatttcaggcacttcgtaaaaacctatttctcggTGTTTTTATacactttgaagcagaaaactaaaatatacactcttttttatgattgaaatgacgtctttttggtaaaaaacaaaaacgattgggactggtgatgaggggtcaaattttgcaagtgcctgatttttcattattttcgataacagttgccatatattttcgcagcaatttttctaaattatttgagtTAGAACTTCCTAATCATTTCTTTTTGAGTAGAATTCCTAGTTCTACAACAATTTCAGCGTTTTTACAATGAGCAATATTATTTGACAACATATACATAAACATCGTActttttggatttatttgaaattgaataggaatgataaaatctggcaacagcaagcacaaaatactaaaaccaggcacttgtgaaatttcaggcactttgtaaaaacctatttctcgatgtttatacttactttgaagcagaaaactaaaatatacactcttttgtatgattgaaatgacgtcttttttggtaaaaaagaaaaacgattgggacttgtgatgaggggtcaaatttcgcaagtgcctgatttttctttttttttcgattacagttgccatatattttgcaatatatttcataaaatcattttcgtcAGAACTTAGTACTTACTATACTTTGCTTTCtcggtaaaatgttttttaagacAATCCGATGTATATTGAGTGCTATTCTTATCGCTAATTTCAATTCGACGTCTGCCCGAAGGTGGTGcaagtatttatatttgaagtgAGTACATACCTCTTCAAAACGCCCAGATGGAAGATTGAACAAGTCGGAGTCAACAAAAATTCAATTACATTTGGAACGTTGTCGCActgcatcgtcgccactcataTACTCTGACATTCCGATGCATGGATTTTGCTTTCTGGAAAATAATAATTGGAGTGTCTGTTAAAGTGCGAAATGTATACGGGAGCACGTACAATATCAATGCTTCGTTTGCAAGCGTTGGTATCATGATACATGTGAGAAATTATCGAAAGCGAAATTGTGGAAGTGTAAAATTTGTATTCGGTAAGTCGGTGTTGCAAATGTGGGTATTTtcagggcgctcccgtagtagcctatgtgctccaagatggcgcacaacctattACCTCTAtctcggtacacatactatgttcgggtTGTGTGCCAActttgtgcacatactacgggagcaccatttTCTGCACAACCTATTCTGATGCTCATTCGCGACATGAAGAAACTATACGCCCGACATATAAGAGTAGCAAACAATACACAAAACCTTTTCATGTTTAATTTCAGAACtgacatttaaaattttcaattcttagATCTGTGGTTTTACCTAATTGCAAGATACGTAAATCATATCATGTCAAAATAGAACAAATAGTAAGGATTTTCATTGGATACtcaatatttctaataattttcaaactgaAAGCTTCGATTAGTGTTCACTCATACACTTCCTTTGTGAagttgtgtttttaatgttttatctccttaataaattcaaatttatatcccCAATTACTGATGAAGAAAGATCTATAATCGAGAGTTTAATACGGCTTCTGTGACATTAAAAACAATTACTGTTTtacgtttttatatatttgtaactTTTTGAATAACGCAAAAAAAATCGTTGACTGACTACTGGCGTGTTGAATATTGAAGGATTTTTATTGTAACATTCGTTTAACGATGCTTTTAAGCCTAACTTTGGGCATATCAGCTACCTGATGTCATTCGCCGAGCGAATTTTGTTTAGGTGACATTGCCATCTCGTATTTACCATCCTGTAGCCATTCTTCTTATTTAGGAACTACGTGTTTTACAGTTATCTGTTACAGCATGaaataatgtacaaataatTCTACGTAAACTATCCATGAAATTCATTCCATAAACTATCCATGAAAAGATATTACAGTCAGATCTTCAGGTTGTAAAGAATATTATACAACAGCAACGTCAAGTGATTGAATATCTTTATTGTAGCCGTGGTTGAACACCGCTGGTTGTCAATATAGATTTTGCATAGGCTTTTATACATTTTGTGAACGGTAAATTATGTTCTATTAGGGGATAATGTGACTTGGATAcgtattataaaaaattctaTACGACATAAGTCAATTGTTTCTGTTATGTAGTTTATATGAAGTCATAGGCCGAATTACATTATTAAAATCGTCGTCCGATAACAATTAAAACTGGAATTTCGAACTAATATTGCCAGAAGACAAATTAGGTTCTTTATAACAATGCGATTGTTGCTACCTGGGTAATATATTACGTCGAAATGTTTATAACAAATTAGAAGAAGTTTTGAACCAATTTCAAGGGTTCCGAACATTACTATAAAGATGTCGTCTGaataactaatattctttaCAGATCTGTCCAATTTAAACCCGTatttaaataatacatatgtaatacttttgaattaataaaaataaacaacacaatgtcattcaaactttacaatattcaaatagtGATTGGTTTAATTAAATACCAATTTCCGGAGTAGATACTGATGTTAAAAGTTTAATTCCATTTATGCTAAGTGGAGCTCTCATACAAACATTgacttttataaaataatgcaatagggaaacaacatataaaaaaaagaaaaaaattatagagaTATGGCAACTACCATTGACAAAAccaaaaaatcaggcacttgctaAATTTGCCACATTCCTACCAGTGAcagttcttcttgttttgaacaataaaaataccaaattcagtcatacaaaatatgtatatttggatTTTCGGCTTTAAAGTAATCAAAAACATCGGGAAATGGTTTTttacaaagtgcctgaaatttcacaagtgcctgattttagtattttgtgcttgcggttgccagattttatcattcctattcaatttcaaataaatccaaaagGTACGATGGTTAtctatatgttgtcaaatgatATTGCTCATTGCATTATTAAAAACGCTGAAATTGTTGTAGAACTAGGAATTTCCTTTAAAAAGCAATGATTAGTAAGTTCTGACGAAaaagattttatgaaaagtattgcaaaaatatatggcaactgtaatcaaaaaaaatgaaaaatcaggcacttgcgaaatttgacccctcatgaccagtcccaatcgttcttgttttttaccaaaaagacgtcatttcaatcatacaaaagagtgtatattttagttttctgcttcaaagtaagtaaaaacatcgagaaataggtttttacgaagtgcctgaaatttcacaagtgcttggttttagtattttgtgcttgaggttgccagattttattattcatattcaatttcaaataaatccagaaagtacgatggttgaccatatgttgtcaaacggtattgctcattgcaatattaaaaacgctcaaattgttgtggaacaatgaatttgcgttagaaagcaaagtatagtaagtgctgacgcaaataatctagaaaaattgttgcgaaaatatatggcaactgttatcgaaaaaaatgaaaaatcaggcacttgcgaaatttgacccctcatcaccagtcccaatcgttcttgttttttaccaaaaagacgtcatttcaatcatacaaaagagtgtatattttagttttctgcttcaaagtaagtaaaaacatcgagaaataggtttttacgaagtgcctgaaatttcacaagtgcctggttttagtattttgtgcttgaggttgccagattttattattcatattcaatttcaaataaatccagaaagtacgatggttgaccatatgttgtcaaatagtattgttcattgcaatattaaaaacgctcaaattgttgtggaacaatgaatttgcgttagaaagcaaagaatagtaagtgctgacgcaaataattcaaaaaataattgcgaaaaaatatggcaactgtcaccgagaaaaatcaggcacttgcgaaatatgacacgtctccatcagtcacaaacggtattgtattttaccaaaatgttgtaaattcaaccatacaaagtgtatatatttaattttctgttttagagtaatcagatacattgtaaaataggttttgaccaagtgcctgaaatttcacaagtgcctggggCCCCATTCACAAAGCTTCGTTACCGCTTAACGTGTTAGTTAAGCACCGACTTTctcgtgaaaagcaaaaatggtATTCACAGAGCTTCGTAAATATTCGAGAGAAATTATTCGAGAGAGTTTTTTTGGCGCCAAATGAGACGTCTCGTAAAGTGCCTTCTTCTCACATTTTATCGGGAATCGGTATTCACGAAAGTTCTTTAACCGCTGAAGAGCTCGCTAGCTAACGAGAACAATCTTCGCCTCGTTAACAGTTCGGATTGCTCTCAGCAgtgattcaaattaaaataggcTCGTTGGGACGTTAGCATACTTTGTAAAAATTGGCATAGTATCAAGGGGCCTTACTCAGGTAAGCGTGTATGTAGTCTAGTGCCGTTAACTTAGCTGTGGAATATCTGCCGCATTTACAGATTAAACTAGGGTTGAGATTCAGAGATTGTTCAGTTGTTGaagtcattgttttttgtttattctagcACTGGCCTACAGTATTATGAACACAGATTCACA containing:
- the LOC120347747 gene encoding polyglutamine-binding protein 1-like; its protein translation is MPLPAALAAKLAKRGIVSKEVEEPEEEVIAEDYDTNKTNDEIEGLDSRLDEFGNFLHEGWEKVWDPEYETWYYWDVSRDMVSWLPPSDPEAVITYPANSTKTHTEEKRESEPKRSKPKSKSRQVRWQKPAPADDEIDPMDPSSYSDAPVGDWRRGLKKLDDAKSGVDSTASGPLFQQRPYPSPGEVLKRNKQALSMTGPQKPQ